ACATCAACAGTCGCATACTGCCCCTGCATTCCCCAGTGTTCTTCAAGCGGCACGAAACTTTTTCCGCCCCTGTCCGCCTGATACAAGCTCCGATGAATAGTAATCTCTCCAAAGCAAGTCAGATAACTCTTGCTTACTTTCTCTTTTTGATTGCTTAAGGAAAAATCAAAGATATTGTGATGCATAAGCCGGATACGGACTTTATTAGCTGGAATAATAAAGTTTGACAATGCAAGCCCCCACTTCCCAATCTGAACTTTTCTTGACTGACCCCAAATATTGTTACAACCCAGGGAAACCACCGTACATATTGTATCTAATTACATTATATTATTATTTTATTAGCGGTGTAAAGTCTAAAAACAAGCAGAATAGCAGGAAAGATAGTACATGCATGAGCAGGAAAGGGAATTCCATCCCCTTTACATCCCGCGTTGAAAATGCTTATTATATTCATGCCGGCAATGCCGGCATGTGTGGGCTGAGTGGTAAGTATTGAGCGGTTTTGATTGCTGATTGAAATGAAGTTTTCACAGATTATTTTACACTACCTTCTGCCTTGCAGCGTACGTCGTCCTTCACCCATTGAATGCTTCCGGAATTCGCGATATCCTTTATTCGATTCTGTGTTTTTCAAATTGCATTTCCGATTCTTGTGCAATGCTCTCCAAACGTGGATATGACATCAGCTTTATCGGAAATGAAATTGTGCAAAAAACGACTGCGTACCTGTAATCTTGAGACAATATGGAGAGAACCAAACCCCATATCCCAATCATATCAGGAAGTGCCATGAAGATATAATGGTATCCAAATGTCCAGTGGAGCATTGCACATATTTTTGATTCGTCATCCTTCAAATTTCGCATTAATTCTTGATTTTTCCCAACTATTCGTTCAATTCTATTGTTGTCCCACCAATCACCCGGCCCATATTCCTTCTGCAACATTGTAGTAATTCTGCTTGAACTGAAGAACCACCGAGGAACGACGACCGAACCAATTGCCACCAGTGCTGCCATTGTACTAAAAACATAGAGCAATACCTTTTGTACCGCTATAGATCTTGTTTTATCCTTATCGAGATAATACGCAACGAAAACATAAATGAAAACTGTAAACAGGCTTTGAAGATACGGCAAAAGTAATTTCTTCTTGAGATTGGAAATAATCTGTCGTAAATCATTTGAAATCATCTGGTCTCCCTTTTTTTTCCTGTGCGCGGCTCTTCTATACTTTGCCTTTCATGCAGCGGAATATTTTGGCCAATTCCGAAGTAAAATATCAGTATAAATTATACAATAAAAATCCAAAAAAGATTGTGGAATAAATAGATTATTCCCGTCATTCTCCTGGTTTTTCTTCGTAACGAGCGCTTTTGCAGTAAAAAATGGGATAGCCGGCTAATCGTACCCAAGCACAGGCATTCGGGCCATTGTCATAAAGAAATATTACTGTCTTTATCATTCCATAAACCGGCTCGAATTCTTTGTGCATGGTTTTTCGACCTGCTAAAGTATATTTTCAATTTCTATGATCCAAAAAGACTACATCCTCAGAATGATCGAACAACTCGGTAAAGTTTTTGCCCGTGTGCTGCTGAAAAGGAATGCGCAAAAACACGAAGAAGCCACACTGGATATCGAAAAAGCCTCCGGTGAAATCCTCGGTATCGATTTCAGCCTTTTTGATACGCTCTCTTCACCCGCTATTGCCGAACTCCTGGGCATTTCAATCGACCCTTCAACCGGAAGCATGAAATGCCTTATCGCCGGTCGACTGCTGAAAGAAAAAGCGGATATTCTCAAATTATCCGGGAAAGATTCCGCCTCTATCATTCAATACTATCAAAAAGCGCTCTATCTGTATCTGAAAGGTATGCTCTGCCTGGGTTATACCGAACTTGACTTGACAGAGTGGCGCAATGATATCCGGATGATTGCAGATATTCTGGGCGATTCGATTTCCGGGGATTTAATGATCATGATGCGGCGGTTATAACAGTCGACAAGGTATTTAATGAGCTTCGGGTCGGGAGCTTCGGGTCGGGTCGGACCAGGAAAAACTGCATTTCCACCCCGCAATCGCCAATTTTCCGATTTTCTAACCGGTTAAGCACTTCTTAGAGCTCGATATGCCCCGTCATTTTCGGCTTCTAAGAGAATAAAACACGCGCAAAACTAGACTTTTAAGCGCTTTAGCAATACCGATAGGAGCATATGGAAGGGCATTCCATGCCCTTAAACCCTGGTAGGAAAATGCTTGATTATATGCTATGCCGGCAGACCGGCATAGGAAGAAATTATGACCGCATGTTTTTGCTTGTAAATAGCCTCTGCTACACAGGACAGGGATATTTTCCTTCAACCTCGGAGAGGGACACTAATTTTCGTCCCATATACATATCTTGCCGTTATGTTCCCCATGCCGTCAAGTTCTGCGGCGGGGCGGAGCTGATCTTCGTAAATCCAGCCCTTGACCATAACACCGTTGACCTTTTTGCCGATGCGGCGGTTCCGGCCGTCGATAACGTATTCTATGAGCTTGCCGTCAGGAAGAGTGACAGAGCGGAGATTGCCGAGAACATCGTAAACATACTGCGTGGTACCCGAAGCATCGGTTTTGGTCAGCAGCTCCCCGTTCTCGGTATAGGTATACGTCGCTCCGCCGTATGAGAGCATGCGGTCCTGGTCATCGTACATGCCGGTTTGCGAGCCGAGTTGCCCCTCGTAGCTGAGGCGGTTTCCATTGGAATCGTATTCATAATGACCAACCGAGACGCCATCACGGGTGACATCAATGAGGTAGCCGGCGGTGCTGTAGCTGTACGTGAAGACATGCATGGCGCCATCGACAATCCCCGTTTTTTCGGTAATGCGGCCCATCAGACATCACAAAGAAAAATATTCCTGCACGAGCCTCCCGACGAGATACACCGGCAGAATAGTGACAGACTTGTAATGGTTTACATTCTCCAATGACAAACGAACGGCTGTTTCGCAGGCATGAGAATTCATGAACAGATTCAGGCTTTGCATCGCCCCGCGTTTTCCGGATTTGACTTCGACCGGTATGATTTTTGAGCCTTTCTGAATAACATAATCGACCTCGGCATTACTCGACCCGGCTTCCCGATGCCAATAGAAAAGCCGGGCTTTTGTATGTGGGGACTGATTCGAAAGAATCTCCAGACCGGCAAAGACTTCGGCAATGCAGCCTTTATTGATCAGGTCTGCCGGCGATGCGGTTACAAGCTCGGAGAGATTGAGCCCGAGCATCCTTTGATGTAAACCAAGATCCATGGGAACTGCCTTGAATCGTTTAGGATTGATCTGCGCGCCCAGGGGTATCCCCTGAGCCGCAGTGTGATGTACTTTAGTGACCAGTCCTGCCATGCAGAGCAATTCCATCGATTCATAGACCAAACCCTGTAAAAATCAAGGCGTATTACTACAATAAGTATACTTTTTCAGGGGCGTATTGTCAAACCAAGTCGCGAAAAAACAAGGCGTATCATGAGGGAAGAGCTGGAGTATTGGAGTATTGGAGTATTGGAGTATTGGAGTGTTGGGTTTCCAGTACTCCATTCCCCCCATTTCTTACTTCAGATAATTAAGCCGGGTTTTGAATACTCCGGCCTGTTTTCCTTTGGGGTCGAACGCCTGGATTTTGAGTACATAGATACCGCCGGCGAGATTTTGTGGAACCCAGGTGATCGAGCCGGTTCCGGGGGTGAGCCGGGCAAGGTCGTTGCGCCAGACAATCCGTCCGCGCATGTCGTAGATCTCAAATTTCATAGCACCGATTCCCGAGTATGGAAGCGTGTAAAGAATGCGCACGGCTTTTACAAAGGGGTTGGGATAGCAGCCGACAAAGCTCAGTTGCAGTGAGGGCATACTGGTGCGATACTTTTCGAGAGCTTCTGCGGTGCCTGCGGCCAGGATCCGATATTCCCGGGCTCCGCTTTCGAGCTCCACGGCAAGATTTTCGGTGGTTTCCCAGGTTTTTGTCGATGGATTCAGTATGCGCGTCTCATAGGATTCCGGGAAAGCGCCGTTTCTTTCGAGCGTGCAGCTCAGGACCTCTTTCCGGTCGCCATCGTTGGAGAATGCCAGACGGTACGTGAAGACATCATCACGGTTCCGGTGCATGATAGCGTGGCCGTAGATCCGTGAGTCCGTGGTATCGGAAATGCCGATCCAGGTTTTTGAGAATGAGGGCGGTCGTTTGCCCCGACTCACACTCCCCTGTCCATCACTGTATCCGCAGTACACAGGACTCATGGGCCATCCGCTCGATGATGTCGCTCTGACACAGATGTTCCATCCATTCGGCGATTCACGCTTCTTTGTCAACTCGGCCGATGCATACCGGGACATCGTTGACGGCACCGGGGGGATACGAAGAATAATTTCCTGGCCCGAGTTGTTGTATACTGTATGACCGACCAGCGCCTGTGACATAATCTCTGTTGTCTGATCGTTGAGCCCTTCGATTATGGGAATATATATGGCTTCGGAATAATAACGCTCGGTCCGGGTGTTGAAATCGCTGATCACCTCTTTCTCCCAACTGTAAAATTGCAGCGAATCGCCATGGGAACCGGTCGATGCAATGATATCCCCTACAGCAATATTGAATTTAAAGGGAAGTGCAAAATCGGTCCATTCTTCGGGCGGAAGGACCATTTCAAATGTGTCTTTCAGGGACACCGATTTCCCTGCACCGAATCCCAGCGGCATGGCCTCACGGGTTTTTATCCAGATAAGCCGTCCGGGAATAAAGTTGAAAAGCCCGGAAACACCGTCGCTGTACTCGACCCATTTTTTTTCATTGCCCTGATTGCTGCTATGCTGGACCCATCGGAACAGGCGGAAATTTCCGGGATTATAAGACCAGTCTTCATCAGGGAGAAGATTTCTCAGTGACGATGCCGCGGATGAGTCATTCAGGTCTGCGGTAACCGACAAGGGAACCCATGCCATCGACTCGGTTGCGATAACATCGGAATTGCTCCGCAAGGCACGGCGCGAGATATTGATCGTGTCGATATGAACGCCATCGGAGACAATCAGAATTGCCCGCACCCCGGTTTCTTCGGTGATAAAGCTTGCCGGTATCTCGGACATGACTGTATCGGATGCTTTCCCGGTACTGAACCCGCTTATTGAGTTACCCTGATGAAAATCACTGTTGTCTTTGGCATAAAAAATCTCCCACTTGACATTAGCGGTATTGTCGGCAATCGATATTTTGTCACCGAGTGGATTACCGGCATCAACGGCAGCACTCGTATCACTTCCAAACGTAACAACCGGCGCGGCGCCGTCAACCATAACGATAAAGGGCATGGGATTACCGGCATCATCGACAAATTTTTCGGTGACAACATAAACGAACCCGTTCGGTCTATCGACCTGAAAACCATGCTGTACAATGAGTACGCCCGCACTGTCACGGTAAAGCGCGAGGTCATCAACCGAATATCCCGATGGTATCGAATCGAAATAAATGCCGATAACAAACGGCTGGAATGCATCTTTTGTCAATGAAAATCCCACACTCACCGGCACAAGACCCTCGGGAACAGAGACGGGAGAATAAAAACGCACACTATCCTGAATGGGGGCATCGATTGAATAGGAACCCTTGATCAGGGCGATATTCCCATTGAACGCCGTGATTGTATCAGAGGTGAAATAGGAAACCGACTGCCAGGTAAACGAGGGTATTTTCACCTGTCCGATACCGTTGTCGGCAGGTTCGGCCCAGGGGCCCTGCGAGCTCCGGAGCCATACGCCGATATGATATGTCGTATCGAATATCAGACTGTCGCCGAGGTCCAGGTTGAAAACGCCTGATTTTGTACCGGATGATTGCAACAGCGATTCCGTCACTTTATTATCATTATCATCAGGATTAGCCGTGATAGCCAGAGCGGCATCAAGGCTCCAGGTGACCCCGAGATCCAACTGGACTTCAGGGTTGAGTTCAACCGTCCAGTAAACATCGATCTCATTGGTGGTGGAATTGAATTTCACCGAATCGAGCACTGAGGTATTCTGCACAATATCGGTGGGATCGATTTTTCCTGTTTCCGCAATATCGAGATTGAGACTGGTGATTTCGGACCACAGAAGGTCTTTCTGCACCTGCATGGCAACATAGTACTTCGTTTCTTTGGAAAGTCCGCTGATTGTCATGCTGTTATCTGAGACCGATGCCGGATAATAGATATCGTATCTGCTCAATTCGCCGCCGGTCGGACGACCGGTGGTGATTGAATCGGGCGGACCGGCAAGGAGTATTCGCATGCTGTCTATGTCGCTTACAGCATCCCATCGGAGCCATATCTTGGTCGCCTTGGTCGAATCGACCGTCAATTTGGAGCTGTTTACCGGCGGGAGCCAGCCAGCAAAAAAGGTCGTTGTCTTCTTGTCGCTTACAAGCCCGTTATAGCTCACCTGCCACACCGAAACCGTCACCGTCTGCGTATCGCTTCGACCGGTGGAGGCATCATAAAAATCAGGATCCGTAATCATCCAGATATAGCTGTCGCCCGATATTGCCGAACGAAAATCACCGATGGGTATCGTATCGGTGGCTTTCACCTGGTTTTTATTGTTGGTGTATTGAATGATTACCTTCTCGACAGTATTTGTATCAAGTTCCGAGCTTGCCTTGCCAACCGTAACTTTCGCCATATCGAGCGAATCGGCAACATTCAACTGGACATCGGAGAGTGTGCCGGTATTGCCGCGAAATGATCCTGCGATGGTGAAATTGTTCGGCGGGGTCATTTTTATACGTGCTGTATTGAATGTATTGTAAAAGCTTGGGCCGTTTTCCCAAAGCGGCGAAATCCAGACTCCGTATACCGTATCGGCAGGCCCTGACGGCGGCTCGACAGAAACGATAATTACCGGATTGGTTTCAAGCGCGGAGATTTCATAGGTCGCGTATCTGTTCGCCAGGGCCGTATCGATCCCGGCCCTGCCGTTCTGACTGTACCACAAGCCCATCTGTGAAGGCGGCGGCGGTATCGGTCCCTGCGGAAGAGAATCCAGACCTGCGATTGTCAATTCGATCTGCGTTGAAGAAATGTAGCGGATCGTATCGATATACAGCTTGTTGTCACCGACATCGTATACTTCAACCTCATCGGCCAGATACGCCGTGTCTCTTCCAGAAAGCGCATTACCGATCGCAGCAAGGTATGGGGTAAAAGTTCCGGTGTCCCGATAGGTATGGGCAATCTGCGTGGGCGGTGATGACGCCACATAGGAAAGCGAATCACCGTCTCCCCAGTGCCAGACAAAGGACTCGATATAGCCGGTGGAGGTATTTGTAAACACGACCTGGACTGAATCTGCACCACTCAACGGCGAAGCGGTGAAGCTCGCACGCACCTTTTCGGTAACATGAAGGGTTGCATAATTGCTCGTGTCCGCACCGCCGGCATTGGTGACAATGCATCGGTAGCGGGTGTTATTGGAGGATATCGGGATCGTATTCAGTTGAATGGTCGTCAATCCTGTTCCTGAGCCAATCGATTGAGTTTGCCCTTCTTTGTACCATGTAAAGGTGCGCAGTTCGGATCCCGTTGCTCCACAGGAAAAACTAGCCGAGGCCGATTCGGCAACGGTGGTGTCGGCAGGCTGCAAATTAACAAGCGGTGGCTTGGCCTTAACCGTGAGGTACGCTGCTGCTGAATCCGAGCCTTTGGAGTTCCAGACTTTCACCGAATAATACCCAGAATCGCCAAAATCCACAATCCCGATCTGATACCCGATACCTGTTGCGCCACTGAGCAGCGAATCGTTATGATACCACTGGTAGCTTGGTGCAGATCCGTCGGCTTCGACCGTGAATATTATCGACTGGAACTCCTCGACTATCTGGTCCTGCGGCGAGGTTCTTATTGACGGCGCCACGATCAGCGCGGTGACATTCAATGTTGCGTTTCCCGATGTATCTGCGCTCACTGCATTGTAGACCCTGCAGGAATAATTGCCCGAATCCGCATAGGTGACATTTGAAATTGTCAAGGTTGCCGTAGCCTGGCCCGAAATGTTTGTACCGGATACCGGAGACCCGTTCTTGCGCCACTGGTAGGTGAGATTGTCCCCGGTTGCGGTGATTGTAAACGATACGTTTGCGCCTGCGCCGTTTTCAAGGGTATCGCTGACCGGGGTCGGGCCGGAAGTTATTGTTGCGCCTTGGAGGACTGTAAGGTTTGCTACAGGCGAGGTTACACTGCCGGAATCATTGGAAACCGTGACTGTATATGAACCGGAATCAGCTAATGCCGCACTGCTTATTTGCAGTGTCGACTGGTTCGAACCGACAACAGTCGTTCCGCGTTTCCATTGATAGGAAAAAGGCTGCGTGCCGGTTCCTATAGTTGAGCGAAATGTGACAGTGCCTCCAACAGCGACACTTGTGTCGGATGGAGCGATTGAAACATTTGAGGGAGGAACAGGTGCGTTATATGGAGCAAAAGCGGCAAGAACATACGCAAGCTGATTTGCAGATACCGTAGTATTCCATCCCATTGCTGCAGATCCTGCATTAACAATTTCACGTGTACTAATGCCAATACCTGAATTACTATTTTGTAATTCAATTCTCTCTATCTGGTTGACCTGATTCGGGGTTTGTGCAACGTATGAACCGGTTCCAATTTTCGGAAATGATGCGTCGACAATCCAGGCGCCGTCTGTCAGAGTCGTCAGGGATTTGGAAAAGGTGGTAAATCCCCCTGTATGTCTGAATGCAGTATCCGCTACTTCAGGCACGGTACCCGTCTGGTCGACTCCTGCCAGGCTTATAGCGCCGCATTGGGCCGTACTTACCTGGCCGGTAAAGTTAACAGTGATTTCATAATTGCCGGTCGGAGGCAAATCCGCATCGAGCAAATACCACATCTCTGCACGCACATCACCATTCCAACCACAATCACTTGCATGAGTAATTTTTGTTAAATTTTTAAAATTGTAGGTAATGCTTGCCACAGCATGATTCCCCGCAGTAGGACATGGATTACCAGGATCGAACCCTGCAACGCTTACAATTAAAATGCGGTTACTCCCTCCACCGATCTGGTGATTCCATTCACAAGCATTATCCAGAGCAATCGAGCCTGCTGAAGAAGTATCAAACGTAATTGCTGCATCTGCCTTATGGAAACCTACAATTATAAAAGTACAAAAAACGAATAATGCTAATCTCAAAAATCTTTTTAGCACAGGATTTCCTTTCAGCATACCTTCTTGCTAACTATGATTTCTTACGCCAATTAAGCGCTTTAATAAATGAAGATAAA
This genomic stretch from Chitinivibrionales bacterium harbors:
- a CDS encoding DUF4143 domain-containing protein, giving the protein MVYESMELLCMAGLVTKVHHTAAQGIPLGAQINPKRFKAVPMDLGLHQRMLGLNLSELVTASPADLINKGCIAEVFAGLEILSNQSPHTKARLFYWHREAGSSNAEVDYVIQKGSKIIPVEVKSGKRGAMQSLNLFMNSHACETAVRLSLENVNHYKSVTILPVYLVGRLVQEYFSL
- a CDS encoding T9SS type A sorting domain-containing protein, translated to MLKGNPVLKRFLRLALFVFCTFIIVGFHKADAAITFDTSSAGSIALDNACEWNHQIGGGSNRILIVSVAGFDPGNPCPTAGNHAVASITYNFKNLTKITHASDCGWNGDVRAEMWYLLDADLPPTGNYEITVNFTGQVSTAQCGAISLAGVDQTGTVPEVADTAFRHTGGFTTFSKSLTTLTDGAWIVDASFPKIGTGSYVAQTPNQVNQIERIELQNSNSGIGISTREIVNAGSAAMGWNTTVSANQLAYVLAAFAPYNAPVPPSNVSIAPSDTSVAVGGTVTFRSTIGTGTQPFSYQWKRGTTVVGSNQSTLQISSAALADSGSYTVTVSNDSGSVTSPVANLTVLQGATITSGPTPVSDTLENGAGANVSFTITATGDNLTYQWRKNGSPVSGTNISGQATATLTISNVTYADSGNYSCRVYNAVSADTSGNATLNVTALIVAPSIRTSPQDQIVEEFQSIIFTVEADGSAPSYQWYHNDSLLSGATGIGYQIGIVDFGDSGYYSVKVWNSKGSDSAAAYLTVKAKPPLVNLQPADTTVAESASASFSCGATGSELRTFTWYKEGQTQSIGSGTGLTTIQLNTIPISSNNTRYRCIVTNAGGADTSNYATLHVTEKVRASFTASPLSGADSVQVVFTNTSTGYIESFVWHWGDGDSLSYVASSPPTQIAHTYRDTGTFTPYLAAIGNALSGRDTAYLADEVEVYDVGDNKLYIDTIRYISSTQIELTIAGLDSLPQGPIPPPPSQMGLWYSQNGRAGIDTALANRYATYEISALETNPVIIVSVEPPSGPADTVYGVWISPLWENGPSFYNTFNTARIKMTPPNNFTIAGSFRGNTGTLSDVQLNVADSLDMAKVTVGKASSELDTNTVEKVIIQYTNNKNQVKATDTIPIGDFRSAISGDSYIWMITDPDFYDASTGRSDTQTVTVSVWQVSYNGLVSDKKTTTFFAGWLPPVNSSKLTVDSTKATKIWLRWDAVSDIDSMRILLAGPPDSITTGRPTGGELSRYDIYYPASVSDNSMTISGLSKETKYYVAMQVQKDLLWSEITSLNLDIAETGKIDPTDIVQNTSVLDSVKFNSTTNEIDVYWTVELNPEVQLDLGVTWSLDAALAITANPDDNDNKVTESLLQSSGTKSGVFNLDLGDSLIFDTTYHIGVWLRSSQGPWAEPADNGIGQVKIPSFTWQSVSYFTSDTITAFNGNIALIKGSYSIDAPIQDSVRFYSPVSVPEGLVPVSVGFSLTKDAFQPFVIGIYFDSIPSGYSVDDLALYRDSAGVLIVQHGFQVDRPNGFVYVVTEKFVDDAGNPMPFIVMVDGAAPVVTFGSDTSAAVDAGNPLGDKISIADNTANVKWEIFYAKDNSDFHQGNSISGFSTGKASDTVMSEIPASFITEETGVRAILIVSDGVHIDTINISRRALRSNSDVIATESMAWVPLSVTADLNDSSAASSLRNLLPDEDWSYNPGNFRLFRWVQHSSNQGNEKKWVEYSDGVSGLFNFIPGRLIWIKTREAMPLGFGAGKSVSLKDTFEMVLPPEEWTDFALPFKFNIAVGDIIASTGSHGDSLQFYSWEKEVISDFNTRTERYYSEAIYIPIIEGLNDQTTEIMSQALVGHTVYNNSGQEIILRIPPVPSTMSRYASAELTKKRESPNGWNICVRATSSSGWPMSPVYCGYSDGQGSVSRGKRPPSFSKTWIGISDTTDSRIYGHAIMHRNRDDVFTYRLAFSNDGDRKEVLSCTLERNGAFPESYETRILNPSTKTWETTENLAVELESGAREYRILAAGTAEALEKYRTSMPSLQLSFVGCYPNPFVKAVRILYTLPYSGIGAMKFEIYDMRGRIVWRNDLARLTPGTGSITWVPQNLAGGIYVLKIQAFDPKGKQAGVFKTRLNYLK